A DNA window from Actinokineospora baliensis contains the following coding sequences:
- the lexA gene encoding transcriptional repressor LexA produces MRSFPEQVDAADLPQRQRQVLEVIRSWVQRNGYPPSVREIGEAVGLTSTSSVAYQLRALEEKGYLRRDPNRPRAIGVLSADASAAQLRGERVSPVLIEQSDAGPTPTYVPVVGRIAAGGPILAEQAVEDVFPLPKELVGEGALFMLKVAGDSMIDAAIANDDWVVVRQQPTADNGDIVAAMIDGEATVKTFKRRDDHVWLMPHNDAYEPIPGDEATILGKVVAVLRRL; encoded by the coding sequence GTGCGCAGCTTCCCGGAGCAGGTCGACGCGGCGGACCTGCCGCAGCGGCAGCGCCAGGTGCTCGAGGTGATCCGGTCCTGGGTGCAGCGCAACGGGTACCCGCCCAGCGTGCGCGAGATCGGCGAGGCCGTGGGCCTCACCTCGACGTCCTCGGTGGCCTACCAGCTGCGCGCGCTGGAGGAGAAGGGCTACCTGCGGCGAGATCCCAACCGGCCGCGCGCGATCGGCGTGCTGTCCGCGGACGCCTCGGCGGCGCAGCTGCGCGGGGAGCGGGTCAGCCCGGTGCTCATCGAGCAGTCCGACGCGGGCCCGACGCCGACGTACGTGCCCGTGGTGGGTCGGATCGCCGCCGGTGGGCCCATCCTGGCCGAGCAGGCCGTTGAGGACGTGTTCCCGCTGCCGAAGGAACTGGTCGGCGAGGGCGCGCTGTTCATGCTGAAGGTCGCCGGTGACTCGATGATCGACGCGGCGATCGCCAACGACGACTGGGTCGTGGTGCGCCAGCAGCCCACCGCGGACAACGGCGACATCGTCGCGGCGATGATCGACGGCGAGGCGACGGTGAAGACGTTCAAGCGCCGGGACGACCACGTGTGGCTGATGCCGCACAACGACGCCTACGAACCCATCCCGGGTGATGAGGCGACCATCCTGGGCAAGGTCGTCGCGGTACTGCGACGGCTCTGA
- the hflX gene encoding GTPase HflX, producing MTEESTQHGFDGALSDPADLSLGELELEERSSLRRVAGLSTELQDVTEVEYRQLRLERVVLVGVWTEGTALESDASLAELARLAETAGSEVLEGLVQRRDRPDPATYVGSGKVQEIADVVRATGADTVICDGELSPSQLQQLEARLKVKVIDRTALILDIFAQHARSREGKSQVELAQLQYLLPRLRGWGQTLSRQAGGRAGGANGGVGLRGPGETKLETDRRRIRAKISKLRKEITGMATVRDTKRGQRTANAVPSVAIAGYTNAGKSSLLNALTGAGVLVEDALFATLDATTRRTQTPEGHTYTLTDTVGFVRHLPHQLVEAFRSTLDEVADADLVLHVVDGADPMPEWQVNAVHEVLHEIGERRGRPMPPELIVVNKVDAATEFGLARLRHLLPGAVFVSAHAGTGIEALRERIADLLPRPDQEIDVLVPYSRGELVARVHREGEILSEEHTAAGTHLHAKVKPDLAGALEQFARTTV from the coding sequence GTGACAGAGGAAAGCACTCAGCACGGATTTGACGGCGCGTTGTCCGACCCGGCTGATCTCTCCCTGGGCGAACTCGAACTCGAGGAGCGGTCTTCGCTGCGACGGGTCGCGGGCCTGTCGACGGAGCTGCAGGACGTCACCGAGGTCGAATACCGGCAGCTGCGCCTCGAGCGCGTGGTGCTGGTGGGGGTCTGGACCGAGGGCACAGCACTGGAGTCGGACGCCTCGCTGGCGGAGCTGGCCAGGTTGGCCGAAACGGCGGGTTCCGAGGTCCTGGAGGGCCTCGTGCAGCGCCGCGACCGCCCGGACCCGGCCACCTACGTCGGCTCGGGCAAGGTCCAGGAGATCGCCGACGTCGTCCGCGCCACCGGTGCGGACACGGTCATCTGCGACGGTGAGCTGTCCCCGTCGCAGCTGCAGCAGCTGGAAGCCCGGTTGAAGGTCAAGGTCATCGACCGGACCGCGCTCATCCTGGACATCTTCGCCCAGCACGCCCGGTCCCGGGAGGGCAAGTCCCAGGTGGAGCTGGCGCAGCTGCAGTACCTGCTGCCGCGGCTGCGGGGCTGGGGTCAAACGCTGTCCCGGCAGGCCGGTGGTCGCGCGGGTGGCGCCAACGGCGGTGTGGGTCTGCGCGGTCCCGGTGAGACGAAGCTGGAGACCGACCGCAGGCGCATCCGGGCGAAGATCTCCAAGCTGCGCAAGGAGATCACCGGCATGGCCACGGTCCGCGACACCAAGCGCGGGCAGCGCACCGCCAACGCCGTCCCCAGCGTCGCCATCGCCGGGTACACCAACGCGGGCAAGTCCAGCCTGCTCAACGCCCTCACGGGTGCGGGGGTGCTGGTGGAGGACGCGTTGTTCGCGACCCTCGACGCCACCACCCGCCGCACGCAGACACCGGAGGGGCACACGTACACGCTGACCGACACGGTCGGTTTCGTCCGGCACCTGCCGCACCAGCTGGTGGAGGCGTTCCGGTCGACGTTGGACGAGGTGGCCGACGCCGACCTCGTGCTGCACGTCGTCGACGGTGCCGACCCGATGCCGGAGTGGCAGGTCAACGCGGTGCACGAGGTGCTGCACGAGATCGGCGAACGGCGCGGGCGGCCCATGCCGCCGGAGCTCATCGTGGTGAACAAGGTCGACGCGGCGACCGAGTTCGGTCTCGCCAGGCTGCGCCACCTGCTGCCCGGTGCGGTGTTCGTCTCCGCGCACGCCGGTACCGGCATCGAAGCGCTGCGCGAGCGGATCGCCGATCTGCTGCCGCGGCCGGACCAGGAGATCGACGTGCTCGTGCCGTACTCGCGCGGGGAGCTCGTGGCGCGGGTGCACCGCGAGGGGGAGATCCTCTCGGAGGAGCACACGGCGGCAGGGACGCACCTGCACGCCAAGGTCAAGCCGGACCTGGCGGGTGCGTTGGAGCAGTTCGCGCGCACTACGGTCTGA
- a CDS encoding ArsR/SmtB family transcription factor, whose amino-acid sequence MEALGSAVRLRIIRLAYQRPLTNKEIAERLGKDPATTLHHVRKLVTAGFLEPQPARRGNRGAKEIPYLSTGLSWRLRYEQEERVDLAEAMLQAYLAEVAGTDLGELNQARLVVQVDAAGRTEFVERLGALLDEFSVRPLEPGAERTAIYVAWYPGE is encoded by the coding sequence CTGGAGGCGCTCGGCTCGGCCGTCCGGCTGAGGATCATCCGGTTGGCCTACCAGCGCCCCCTGACCAACAAGGAGATCGCCGAGCGGTTGGGCAAGGACCCGGCGACCACGCTGCACCACGTCCGCAAGCTGGTCACCGCGGGGTTCCTGGAGCCGCAGCCCGCGCGCCGGGGCAACCGGGGCGCCAAGGAGATCCCGTACCTGTCCACCGGCCTGTCCTGGCGCCTGCGCTACGAGCAGGAGGAGCGCGTCGACCTCGCCGAGGCGATGCTGCAGGCCTACTTGGCCGAGGTCGCGGGCACCGACCTGGGTGAACTCAACCAGGCCCGGCTGGTCGTGCAGGTCGACGCGGCCGGGCGGACCGAGTTCGTGGAACGGCTGGGTGCGCTGCTCGACGAGTTCAGCGTCAGGCCGTTGGAACCGGGGGCCGAGCGCACGGCCATCTACGTCGCGTGGTATCCGGGGGAATAA
- a CDS encoding MFS transporter, giving the protein MTSTLRSHSGFRGFQLLWAGDTIAQFGSAVGHVVLPLLAVGVLHATPGQMGVLTAAETVAFLLIGLPAGAWVDRVRRRPLMIRMDLARAALLLSIPAAAWLGVLSFPQLIVVALLAGVCTVFFDVAYQSYLPALVGRDHLMEGNAKLQASQSVATFTGPAVGGGLTSLIGAATTLAATGLGYLASALCLSRITTTEPRPQRLPDRNLRTEVAEGLRFVLTDRRLRAIAGCTASWNLFFGMESAVRVLFMAGVLGLNEAVIGVLLGLSGIGGILAAVLSARIVRSLGQTRTIWLVPVLGSLFGPLIPLAGADWRIGLMVAGQCAVSFSAVVYNVAQVSYRQAICPDHLLGRMNASIRFLVWGTLPLGALAGGALGGWIGIRETLWVVAAGWMLSCLWMVFSPLRNDRDH; this is encoded by the coding sequence ATGACCTCGACCCTGCGCTCCCACAGTGGCTTCCGGGGCTTCCAGCTGCTGTGGGCGGGCGACACGATCGCCCAGTTCGGCTCCGCCGTCGGCCACGTGGTGCTCCCGCTGCTGGCCGTCGGCGTGCTGCACGCGACGCCGGGTCAGATGGGGGTGCTCACGGCGGCGGAAACAGTCGCCTTCCTGCTGATCGGCCTGCCCGCGGGCGCCTGGGTGGACCGGGTGCGCCGCAGGCCGCTGATGATCAGGATGGACCTGGCGCGGGCCGCCCTGCTGCTGAGCATCCCGGCGGCGGCCTGGCTCGGGGTGCTGTCGTTCCCGCAGTTGATCGTGGTGGCGCTGCTGGCGGGCGTCTGCACGGTGTTCTTCGACGTCGCCTACCAGTCGTACTTGCCCGCTTTGGTGGGTCGAGATCACCTGATGGAGGGAAACGCGAAGCTCCAGGCGAGCCAATCGGTGGCCACCTTCACCGGTCCCGCCGTCGGCGGCGGCCTGACCAGCCTGATCGGCGCGGCGACCACACTGGCCGCGACCGGTCTCGGCTACCTGGCCTCGGCCCTGTGCCTGTCGCGGATCACGACGACGGAGCCGAGGCCGCAGCGATTACCGGACCGGAACCTGCGGACGGAGGTCGCCGAGGGACTGCGGTTCGTCCTGACCGACCGACGACTGCGAGCGATCGCGGGCTGCACGGCGTCGTGGAACCTGTTCTTCGGCATGGAGTCCGCGGTGCGGGTGCTGTTCATGGCGGGGGTACTCGGCCTGAACGAGGCGGTCATCGGCGTACTGCTGGGGTTGTCCGGCATCGGCGGGATCCTCGCCGCGGTCCTCTCGGCCCGGATCGTCCGGTCGCTGGGCCAGACCCGGACCATCTGGCTGGTGCCGGTGCTCGGCTCACTCTTCGGCCCGCTGATCCCCCTGGCGGGCGCGGACTGGCGCATCGGCCTCATGGTCGCGGGCCAGTGCGCCGTCTCCTTCTCAGCGGTGGTCTACAACGTGGCCCAGGTGAGCTACCGCCAGGCCATCTGCCCAGACCACCTCCTAGGCCGCATGAACGCCAGCATCCGCTTCCTGGTCTGGGGCACCCTCCCCCTGGGCGCCCTGGCAGGCGGAGCCTTGGGCGGCTGGATCGGCATCCGCGAAACCCTCTGGGTGGTAGCAGCAGGCTGGATGCTGTCCTGCCTCTGGATGGTGTTCTCCCCACTACGCAACGACCGCGACCACTAG
- the dapF gene encoding diaminopimelate epimerase encodes MAIPFLKGHGTENDFVLLPDPDGDLDLTASRVQALCDRQRGLGADGVLRVVRAKALPDAPAGVDGDVWFMDYRNADGSVVEMCGNGVRVFARYLSDHGLVDGPEFPVGSRAGIRPTTVHPDGTVTVGMGRVRLLGASTTTVGGTTHTGLGVDVGNPHLVSVVESVADLDLTAQPGFDREFFPHGVNLEFIETTGPAEIRMRVHERGVGETRSCGTGTVAAAAAALATQNRSTGAVTVHIPGGTVHVTIDDTSSTLTGPAFFVAEGTLTEAWWNTYA; translated from the coding sequence GTGGCGATTCCGTTCCTCAAGGGGCACGGCACGGAGAACGACTTCGTGCTGCTGCCCGACCCCGATGGCGACCTCGACCTGACCGCGTCCCGGGTCCAGGCGTTGTGCGACCGGCAGCGCGGCCTGGGCGCGGACGGCGTGCTGCGGGTCGTTCGGGCCAAGGCGCTGCCCGACGCCCCGGCGGGGGTGGACGGGGATGTCTGGTTCATGGACTACCGCAACGCCGACGGGTCCGTGGTCGAGATGTGCGGCAACGGCGTCCGGGTGTTCGCCCGCTACCTCAGCGACCACGGCCTGGTCGACGGGCCCGAGTTCCCCGTGGGGTCACGGGCCGGGATCCGGCCGACCACCGTCCACCCCGACGGCACGGTCACCGTCGGCATGGGCCGGGTCCGGCTGCTCGGCGCCTCCACCACCACGGTCGGCGGCACCACCCACACCGGCCTCGGCGTGGACGTCGGCAACCCGCACCTGGTGAGCGTGGTCGAGTCGGTGGCCGACCTGGACCTGACCGCGCAGCCCGGGTTCGACCGGGAGTTCTTCCCGCACGGGGTGAACCTCGAGTTCATCGAGACCACCGGCCCCGCCGAGATCCGGATGCGAGTGCACGAACGAGGGGTCGGCGAGACCCGCTCCTGCGGTACCGGCACCGTCGCCGCCGCAGCGGCCGCCCTGGCCACCCAGAACCGCTCCACCGGCGCCGTCACCGTCCACATCCCCGGCGGCACGGTCCACGTCACCATCGACGACACCTCCAGCACCCTGACCGGCCCAGCCTTCTTCGTCGCCGAGGGAACCCTCACCGAAGCCTGGTGGAACACCTACGCCTGA
- a CDS encoding DUF349 domain-containing protein has translation MTDRDHSVGAVAEQDSGGEPDQAAVAAPVQPEQAGPPSPTESAPTGEQEPAAPTPGQDQAAAPSTTGDESPAEQAPALVDATPADVPPPSQVAVTRAPAASAPATDGGPQVSVASADPGKWGRVDAEGTVYVRTADGERAVGSWQAGEPEEGLAHFARRFDDIRTEVELLASRLASGSGDPKQAATNAKHIKDGLDEAHVVGDLVGLAARIDYVLANASVAVEAAKHAREEARAGSVARKQELVEEAEKLAEESTQWKVSGDRLRTILDEWKTIKGVDRKTDEQLWRRFSKARDTFNRRRGSHFADLDRQRATAKSRKQELVEEAERISESDDWGATAGRYKELMLEWKAAGRAPKDADDTLWQRFRAAQDAFFARRSAVFDERDAEFAENARLKEELLAEAEKITTADLDGARAALHKVQERWEAVGKVPRERIRELEGRLRAVEEKVRTAADAQWRRTDPEAEARAAQFRERVQQFETQAAKARAAGDKRRAEQAEAQAAQWREWLAAAEQAVATR, from the coding sequence ATGACGGACAGGGACCACAGCGTCGGGGCAGTGGCGGAGCAGGACAGCGGCGGCGAGCCGGACCAGGCCGCGGTGGCCGCGCCGGTGCAGCCCGAGCAGGCCGGGCCGCCGTCACCCACCGAGTCCGCCCCCACCGGGGAGCAGGAGCCCGCCGCGCCGACACCCGGCCAGGACCAGGCGGCCGCACCGTCAACGACCGGAGACGAGTCGCCCGCCGAGCAGGCGCCCGCGCTGGTGGACGCCACGCCTGCCGACGTACCGCCGCCCAGCCAGGTCGCGGTCACCCGCGCCCCGGCGGCGAGCGCCCCGGCCACCGACGGCGGACCGCAGGTGTCGGTCGCCTCGGCCGACCCTGGCAAGTGGGGCCGGGTGGACGCCGAGGGCACCGTGTACGTGCGCACCGCAGACGGTGAGCGCGCCGTCGGGTCGTGGCAGGCCGGTGAGCCCGAGGAGGGCCTCGCGCACTTCGCCCGCCGCTTCGACGACATCCGGACCGAGGTCGAGCTGCTCGCCTCGCGGCTGGCGTCGGGATCCGGCGACCCGAAGCAGGCGGCGACCAACGCCAAGCACATCAAGGACGGCCTCGACGAGGCGCACGTGGTCGGCGACCTGGTCGGCTTGGCCGCCAGGATCGACTACGTGCTGGCCAACGCCTCGGTCGCGGTCGAGGCGGCCAAGCACGCCCGCGAGGAGGCCAGGGCCGGGTCGGTCGCGCGCAAGCAGGAGCTGGTGGAGGAGGCGGAGAAGCTCGCCGAGGAGTCCACCCAGTGGAAGGTGTCCGGCGACCGGCTGCGCACCATCCTCGACGAGTGGAAGACGATCAAGGGCGTCGACCGCAAGACCGACGAGCAGCTGTGGCGGCGCTTCTCCAAGGCCCGCGACACCTTCAACCGCAGGCGCGGCTCGCACTTCGCCGACCTCGACCGCCAGCGGGCCACCGCCAAGTCCCGCAAGCAGGAACTGGTCGAGGAGGCCGAGCGGATCTCGGAGTCCGACGACTGGGGCGCCACGGCGGGTCGGTACAAGGAACTGATGCTGGAGTGGAAGGCGGCCGGGCGCGCGCCCAAGGACGCCGACGACACCCTGTGGCAGCGGTTCCGGGCCGCGCAGGACGCGTTCTTCGCCCGCCGCTCCGCCGTCTTCGACGAGCGCGACGCCGAGTTCGCCGAGAACGCGCGGCTCAAGGAGGAGCTGCTCGCCGAGGCGGAGAAGATCACCACCGCCGACCTCGACGGCGCCCGCGCCGCGCTGCACAAGGTGCAGGAGCGCTGGGAGGCCGTCGGCAAGGTGCCGCGCGAGCGGATCCGCGAGCTCGAGGGCAGGCTCCGCGCGGTCGAGGAGAAGGTCCGCACCGCCGCCGACGCCCAGTGGCGCCGCACCGACCCCGAGGCCGAGGCCAGGGCCGCCCAGTTCCGCGAGCGGGTCCAGCAGTTCGAGACCCAGGCCGCCAAGGCCCGAGCGGCAGGCGACAAGCGCCGAGCCGAGCAGGCCGAGGCCCAGGCCGCCCAGTGGCGCGAGTGGCTCGCCGCCGCCGAACAGGCGGTCGCGACCCGCTAG
- the miaA gene encoding tRNA (adenosine(37)-N6)-dimethylallyltransferase MiaA, whose amino-acid sequence MKRAVAVVGPTATGKSDLGVALAEHLGGEVVNADAMQLYQGMDIGTAKITPTERRGIPHHQLDVLKVTEPASVAAYQRHARAAVEDILTRDHVPILVGGSGLYVQAILDDLQFPGTDPAIRDRLETELAEVGPATLHARLATLDPTAAEAVLPSNGRRVIRALEVIELTGRPFSATMPRPGPARYGTVIIGLDRDPAALDARVDLRVDHMFANGLVDEVRALEAEGLREGRTAARALGYQQVLTAFDTTGDLTEAATETARATRRFIRRQRSWFRRDPRTTWLDAARPDLVDAALTLIASHQP is encoded by the coding sequence GTGAAGCGTGCCGTCGCCGTCGTCGGCCCCACCGCGACCGGCAAGTCCGACCTCGGCGTCGCCCTCGCCGAACACCTCGGCGGCGAGGTCGTCAACGCCGACGCGATGCAGCTGTACCAGGGCATGGACATCGGCACCGCCAAGATCACCCCCACCGAACGCCGCGGCATCCCCCACCACCAACTCGACGTGCTCAAGGTGACCGAACCCGCCTCCGTCGCCGCCTACCAGCGCCACGCCAGAGCCGCGGTCGAGGACATCCTGACCCGCGACCACGTCCCGATCCTGGTCGGCGGCTCCGGCCTCTACGTCCAGGCCATCCTCGACGACCTGCAGTTCCCCGGCACCGACCCTGCCATCCGCGACCGCCTCGAAACCGAACTGGCGGAGGTCGGCCCCGCCACCCTGCACGCCCGGCTGGCCACCCTCGACCCCACCGCCGCCGAGGCGGTCCTGCCCTCCAACGGCCGCCGCGTCATCCGGGCCCTGGAGGTCATCGAACTCACCGGCCGCCCCTTCTCAGCCACGATGCCCCGCCCCGGCCCCGCCCGCTACGGCACAGTCATCATCGGCCTGGACCGCGACCCCGCCGCCCTCGACGCCCGAGTAGACCTCCGCGTCGACCACATGTTCGCCAACGGCCTGGTCGACGAGGTCCGCGCCCTCGAAGCCGAGGGTCTTCGGGAGGGCAGGACCGCGGCAAGGGCCCTGGGCTACCAGCAGGTCCTCACAGCCTTCGACACCACCGGCGACCTCACCGAGGCCGCCACCGAGACCGCCAGGGCCACCCGCCGCTTCATCCGCCGCCAACGCTCCTGGTTCCGCCGAGACCCCCGAACAACCTGGCTAGACGCCGCCCGCCCAGACCTCGTGGACGCCGCCCTAACCCTGATCGCCTCCCACCAGCCCTGA
- a CDS encoding Rv2732c family membrane protein, which translates to MTAANEEELASLRAEIDAVERAAPVDLGFRAILLAVAVFALIIGYVLPWMGSAAGWQVLLATGDATGKAGAVPRLFAATALGFGILASALALSLRRWTLTWIAALGGWFAAVDGLLAIWTRQSTAGLNSPGPGVGLIISEVAVIVLAALWLKTAWSRPHQSR; encoded by the coding sequence ATGACCGCCGCGAACGAAGAGGAACTGGCCTCACTGCGCGCCGAAATCGACGCGGTCGAACGAGCCGCCCCGGTCGACCTCGGCTTCCGGGCCATCCTCCTCGCTGTAGCCGTGTTCGCTTTGATCATCGGGTACGTGCTGCCGTGGATGGGCAGTGCTGCGGGCTGGCAAGTCCTCCTGGCCACGGGTGACGCCACAGGGAAAGCGGGTGCGGTGCCGCGGCTCTTCGCCGCGACGGCGCTGGGGTTCGGCATTCTGGCTTCGGCCCTGGCTCTTTCTCTCCGTCGCTGGACTCTGACTTGGATAGCTGCCCTTGGGGGCTGGTTCGCTGCGGTGGATGGTCTGCTGGCTATTTGGACGCGCCAGTCGACGGCGGGGCTGAACTCGCCGGGGCCGGGGGTTGGCTTGATCATCAGTGAGGTGGCGGTGATCGTGTTGGCTGCTTTGTGGTTGAAGACTGCGTGGTCGCGGCCGCACCAGTCTCGATAG
- the miaB gene encoding tRNA (N6-isopentenyl adenosine(37)-C2)-methylthiotransferase MiaB has protein sequence MSARTYQVRTYGCQMNVHDSERLSGLLEDAGYVAAPEGAQADVVVFNTCAVRENADNKLYGNLGHLAPAKTANPDMQIAVGGCLAQKDRGEIVRRAPWVDVVFGTHNIGSLPTLLDRARHNRQAEVEILESLEVFPSTLPARRDSAHSGWVSISVGCNNTCTFCIVPALRGRERDRRPGDVLAEVSALVAEGVLEVTLLGQNVNSYGVEFGDRYAFGKLLRACGDVDGLERVRFTSPHPKDFTDDVIAAMAETPAVCHQLHMPLQSGSDRLLREMRRSYRSARYLSIIDKVRAAMPDAAITTDIIVGFPGETEADFQATLDVVAQSRFASAFTFQYSKRPGTPAASMPDQLPKEVVRERYDRLVELQNDIAWQLNKEQVGRVVEVVVATGEGRKDADTHRMSGRARDNRLVHFAPGTAAIRPGDVVETVVTYAAPHHLVADGPLLSHRRTRAGDNHEAGLRPKTPGVTLGLPGFGAPAPLAATGGCG, from the coding sequence ATGAGCGCGCGCACCTACCAAGTCCGCACCTACGGGTGCCAGATGAACGTCCACGACTCCGAGCGGCTGTCCGGCCTGCTGGAGGACGCGGGCTACGTCGCCGCGCCCGAGGGCGCGCAGGCCGACGTCGTCGTGTTCAACACCTGCGCGGTGCGGGAGAACGCCGACAACAAGCTCTACGGCAACCTCGGGCACCTCGCGCCCGCCAAGACCGCCAACCCCGACATGCAGATCGCCGTCGGCGGCTGCCTGGCGCAGAAGGACCGCGGCGAGATCGTCCGCCGGGCCCCCTGGGTGGACGTCGTGTTCGGCACGCACAACATCGGCTCGCTGCCCACGCTGCTCGACCGCGCCAGGCACAACCGCCAGGCCGAGGTCGAGATCCTGGAGTCGCTGGAGGTCTTCCCCTCCACGCTGCCCGCCCGCCGCGACTCCGCGCACTCGGGCTGGGTGTCCATCTCGGTCGGCTGCAACAACACCTGCACCTTCTGCATCGTCCCCGCGCTGCGCGGCCGCGAACGCGACCGCCGCCCCGGCGACGTCCTCGCCGAGGTGTCCGCGCTGGTCGCCGAGGGGGTCCTCGAGGTGACCCTGCTCGGCCAGAACGTCAACTCCTACGGCGTGGAGTTCGGCGACCGGTACGCCTTCGGCAAGCTGCTGCGCGCCTGCGGGGACGTCGACGGCCTGGAGCGGGTCCGGTTCACCTCCCCGCACCCCAAGGACTTCACCGACGACGTCATCGCCGCCATGGCCGAGACCCCGGCGGTCTGCCACCAGCTGCACATGCCGCTGCAGTCCGGCTCGGACCGGCTGCTGCGCGAGATGCGCCGCTCGTACCGGTCCGCCCGCTACCTGTCGATCATCGACAAGGTCCGCGCGGCGATGCCGGACGCGGCGATCACCACCGACATCATCGTCGGCTTCCCCGGCGAGACCGAGGCGGACTTCCAGGCCACCCTGGACGTCGTCGCCCAGTCCCGGTTCGCCAGCGCCTTCACCTTCCAGTACTCCAAGCGCCCGGGCACCCCCGCCGCGTCGATGCCCGACCAGCTGCCCAAGGAGGTCGTGCGCGAGCGCTACGACCGGCTGGTCGAGCTGCAGAACGACATCGCCTGGCAGCTGAACAAGGAACAGGTCGGCCGGGTCGTCGAGGTCGTGGTGGCCACCGGCGAGGGCCGCAAGGACGCCGACACGCACCGGATGAGCGGCCGCGCCCGCGACAACCGCCTGGTCCACTTCGCCCCCGGCACGGCGGCGATCCGCCCGGGTGACGTGGTCGAGACCGTGGTCACCTACGCGGCCCCCCACCACCTCGTCGCCGACGGCCCCCTCCTGTCGCACCGCCGCACCCGAGCGGGCGACAACCACGAGGCAGGCCTACGCCCCAAGACCCCCGGCGTCACCCTCGGCCTCCCCGGCTTCGGTGCCCCCGCCCCCCTGGCCGCGACGGGTGGCTGCGGATGA
- a CDS encoding TAXI family TRAP transporter solute-binding subunit produces MARGGGRRRTIAVLLVALTLLAACDTQFPSVRLRVAAGNKSGVYNTISQFMAGVWQARLGMDRPEVLATGGSPDNVNKLLAGEVDIAFSAADVASKPTTGPRSPRALARIHDDYLHVVVRDDGRIQELSDLRGMRVGIGAKDSGVEFIAKRVLALTGLDSPGVLTQESLDLASSVEALKDQRIDAFFWSGGLPTPSISSLGDVLAIRLLDLADDIPALLKQYPVYNSASIPASTYRLAGRPVNTLAVPNFLLVTDQMSDDLAEGLVREFFDALPELAKQTPAALSIDLQSAIETDPVRLHPGAERFYRGEKV; encoded by the coding sequence ATGGCGCGCGGCGGTGGGAGACGCAGGACGATCGCGGTCCTGCTCGTGGCGCTCACCCTGCTCGCGGCGTGCGACACCCAGTTCCCGTCGGTGCGGCTGCGGGTCGCCGCGGGCAACAAGTCGGGTGTCTACAACACGATCTCGCAGTTCATGGCGGGGGTGTGGCAGGCGCGGCTGGGCATGGACCGGCCGGAGGTGCTGGCCACCGGCGGGTCGCCGGACAACGTCAACAAGCTGCTCGCGGGCGAGGTCGACATCGCCTTCAGCGCCGCTGACGTGGCCTCGAAGCCGACCACGGGGCCGAGGTCGCCGCGCGCGCTGGCCCGCATCCACGACGACTACCTGCACGTGGTGGTGCGCGACGACGGCCGCATCCAGGAGCTGTCGGACCTGCGCGGGATGCGGGTGGGCATCGGCGCGAAGGACTCCGGGGTGGAGTTCATCGCCAAGCGGGTGCTGGCGCTGACCGGCCTGGACTCCCCCGGGGTGCTCACCCAGGAGTCGCTGGACCTGGCGTCGTCGGTGGAGGCGCTCAAGGACCAGCGGATCGACGCCTTCTTCTGGTCCGGCGGGCTGCCGACCCCGTCGATCTCCAGCCTGGGTGACGTGCTGGCGATCCGGCTGCTGGACCTGGCCGACGACATCCCCGCGCTGCTCAAGCAGTACCCGGTCTACAACTCCGCCTCGATCCCGGCGTCGACCTACCGCCTGGCGGGTAGGCCGGTGAACACGCTGGCGGTGCCGAACTTCCTGCTCGTCACCGACCAGATGTCCGATGACCTGGCCGAGGGCCTGGTGCGGGAGTTCTTCGACGCCCTGCCGGAGTTGGCCAAGCAGACCCCGGCGGCGCTCTCGATCGACCTCCAGTCGGCGATCGAGACCGATCCGGTGCGCCTGCACCCGGGGGCCGAGCGGTTCTACCGGGGCGAGAAGGTCTAG